A genomic segment from Ptychodera flava strain L36383 chromosome 23 unlocalized genomic scaffold, AS_Pfla_20210202 Scaffold_23__1_contigs__length_28996876_pilon, whole genome shotgun sequence encodes:
- the LOC139124230 gene encoding uncharacterized protein — protein MRVVLSLLVSAFLVGDPYECFAQEITVTSTSITNAGSVTYTAGGVAQTISITLGLTDTDGGGGTGAGNTISKISVYFTDNGEYESSTPASTSTAIEKTYTPAKAVTADVWDDKTIIAGETVDLLIDVANCEAYTHVCVVITTGTANIVQMMMAACRLVPLPRMQEARFAQHPVFSQQVSRPQLQQHIL, from the exons GGTAGTTTTATCGCTTCTTGTATCAGCTTTCCTGGTCGGCGATCCATATGAATGCTTTGCACAAG AGATAACAGTGACTTCAACATCGATAACCAATGCCGGTAGTGTTACCTACACGGCTGGAGGTGTAGCCCAAACAATTAGCATAACCCTCGGGTTGACTGACACGGATGGCGGTGGTGGCACTGGTGCTGGTAATACAATAAGCAAGATTAGTGTCTATTTCACTGACAACGGAGAGTACGAAAGTAGCACTCCAGCATCGACATCGACAGCCATAGAGAAAACATATACACCTGCAAAGGCTGTCACCGCCGACGTCTGGGATGACAAGACTATCATAGCCGGAGAAACGGTAGACTTGTTAATCGATGTAGCCAACTGCGAGGCCTACACACACGTCTGTGTAGTCATTACGACAGGCACTGCAAACATAGTTCAGATGATGATGGCTGCTTGCCGTTTGGTTCCACTGCCACGGATGCAGGAAGCAAGGTTTGCCCAG cACCCGGTGTTCTCGCAGCAAGTTTCACGTCCACAGCTCCAGCAACATATACTATAG